In Pseudorasbora parva isolate DD20220531a chromosome 9, ASM2467924v1, whole genome shotgun sequence, the following proteins share a genomic window:
- the znf644a gene encoding zinc finger protein 644a isoform X3, whose amino-acid sequence MSGLKESAKVEENDTSMSRISQDLLNREAFSAEGATPGPSVHCPQDTMALLGDQGDLLTSVGFMDSICSDGPAKAAYVNGSTSPHISDEILLDISKNVPVFLPKSLQAQNSVTTNVHFEGPDTLRKDGEITIRQTLTAEDVENRGIWGFDTESPESSLDNYDDGNDLSWNPQREFMKFLWDDDNGLEMEEKLSPVPSPINHKRRVPSPLGHKRRKRKEKLVLKVDPSEDLYSGLNFDSKKDHPGEGSRTECSPVKKKRSPRKQSKLKSPIVKHTKYLNGAAEAVKHIFPKPAKKPSSKTQKMGLIRETLPSDSCSREEPTFFQRNSSFKEKSQENRQITCNKDTTSSKPFICKECGQCYHDHSSLLNHISVHRGKRQKIMEEINEHQIKDEGKDAKLQCPQCNFGTNCPNTFVQHAKTHEKDKRYYSCNKCDFVEMNEVELRRHLLHKHGISGSDLTVWKSDGFQERKVNKSTCPISYSCSVERKSKNIIGNHVKASCQQQFNEEQESSHSLESSDEEPSLTKQPTSVCKALTSCAKPTAKSPKLSVKLRAPDKNESLSSDQKCGLLRKKKVWTHKSVQSQSRLDKSIHTLLSRKKTSDQTASECNTHQEPDGSSTKEFLDDSLNYETTLSGTGTSLSPSKCLKRSAHSKEGNTKRTFKSDGNIISSEDVGNPNNTHLSLEKQTMKKSPSKRKMSTPFHNMQGQDILLDFPKCRQTFKKPETFKRSKELISNGDLMCDSNDDLRPEECEINKNANARFVRKQTSPAKASHFERNHASQRMFSVKDEYKEEEISESNDTVKHEPSSDVETDLKACPYCPAVFESGISLSNHIRGHLHRVGLKARLKAVSAAKLTSPEKVPPIRRRTLPQIKTAEEDPSQANHSADLPSDCQQTELICPLCREWFDNRTGLSNHVRGHLKRLGKPTSTLSKSPVIILKELMRDKKQFQTKLQILEKKCRTTKSFHPIRLNNGLTFASTVKRHKDKEEKKRIEINKSSPPSDLIGILKKRRAHEETKAKHSSHTARKALLISSGKDCGLEIQPFKAVPNSLAAYDCKQRKQRSRSGSKKKTYPLLHTPEEIYRLTCRFCDLVFQGPLSVQEDWIKHLQRHIMNTAVPHTGAGMVEVTSFPKDSCSNTVPQAQTSVMQTSS is encoded by the exons ATGTCTGGTTTGAAGGAGAGTGCCAAAGTAGAGGAGAATGACACCTCAATGTCAAGAATCTCTCAGGACCTTTTGAACAGAGAGGCATTTTCTGCAGAGGGAGCTACACCAGGGCCATCAGTGCATTGTCCTCAAGATACCATGGCACTACTTGGTGACCAAGGAGACCTCCTGACCAGTGTCGGTTTTATGGACTCCATTTGCTCAGATGGACCAGCCAAGGCTGCTTACGTCAATGGATCCACCTCACCCCATATATCAGATGAAATCTTGCTGGATATTTCAAAAAATGTACCAGTATTCCTTCCCAAATCATTACAAGCTCAGAATTCTGTCACAACCAACGTTCACTTTGAAGGACCTGATACACTCAGAAAAGATGGGGAAATAACAATCAGGCAAACGTTGACTGCGGAGGATGTGGAGAATAGGGGCATATGGGGCTTTGATACAGAATCTCCAGAAAGTTCATTAGATAATTATGATGATGGAAATGACCTTAGCTGGAATCCCCAAAGGGAATTTATGAAGTTCCTGTGGGATGATGATAACGGTCTCGAAATGGAGGAAAAACTGTCCCCCGTTCCTTCACCCATCAACCATAAAAGGAGAGTTCCGTCACCGCTTGGCCATAAAAGAAGAAAACGTAAAGAAAAATTAGTGTTAAAAGTCGATCCTTCAGAGGACCTATACTCTGGTTTGAATTTTGATTCAAAAAAAGATCATCCAGGTGAAGGAAGCCGGACAGAGTGCAGCCCTGTTAAGAAGAAACGTTCCCCAAGAAAACAATCCAAATTAAAGTCACCCATTGTAAAACATACTAAGTATTTAAATGGAGCTGCTGAGGCAGTCAAACACATTTTTCCCAAACCAGCAAAAAAACCGAGTAGTAAGACTCAAAAGATGGGATTAATTAGAGAAACTTTGCCATCAGACTCATGTTCTAGGGAGGAACCTACTTTTTTTCAGCGTAACAGCAGTTTTAAAGAAAAATCGCAAGAAAACAGACAAATTACATGCAATAAAGATACAACTAGTTCAAAGCCATTCATATGTAAGGAATGTGGGCAGTGTTACCATGATCATAGTTCACTGTTAAAtcacataagtgttcacaggGGTAAGCGACAGAAAATTATGGAAGAAATAAATGAGCATCAAATTAAAGATGAAGGTAAAGATGCAAAGTTGCAATGCCCCCAATGTAACTTTGGAACGAACTGTCCGAACACCTTTGTGCAACACGCTAAGACCCATGAGAAGGACAAGCGATACTATAGTTGTAACAAATGTGATTTTGTTGAAATGAATGAAGTTGAACTGAGACGCCATTTGCTTCATAAGCATGGCATCAGTGGTTCTGATCTGACTGTTTGGAAATCAGATGGATTTCAGGAGCGCAAAGTCAATAAATCAACGTGTCCAATTTCCTACTCCTGTTCTGTTGAAAGAAAATCTAAAAACATAATTGGAAATCATGTTAAGGCTTCATGTCAACAGCAGTTTAATGAAGAACAGGAATCCTCACATTCCCTTGAAAGCAGTGATGAAGAGCCATCGCTAACTAAACAGCCGACCTCTGTTTGCAAGGCTCTTACTTCATGTGCAAAACCAACAGCAAAGTCACCAAAATTGTCTGTAAAGCTCCGGGCACCTGACAAAAATGAGAGTTTGTCATCTGATCAGAAGTGCGGTCTATTACGAAAGAAAAAGGTGTGGACACACAAAAGTGTCCAAAGCCAATCAAGACTTGACAAATCAATTCACACACTTTTATCCAGAAAGAAAACTAGTGATCAGACTGCCTCAGAATGCAACACTCATCAAGAGCCTGATGGAAGTAGTACGAAAGAGTTTCTTGACGATTCCCTCAATTACGAGACCACATTATCTGGAACAGGAACTAGTTTGTCTCCTTCAAAGTGTCTGAAAAGATCAGCTCATTCTAAAGAAGGGAACACTAAAAGAACTTTTAAGTCTGATGGAAATATAATTTCTTCAGAAGATGTTGGAAACCCCAACAATAcacatttaagtttggaaaaGCAAACAATGAAGAAGTCCCCTTCCAAAAGGAAAATGTCAACTCCATTCCACAATATGCAGGGCCAAGATATTCTTTTAGATTTCCCAAAATGTCGACAAACTTTCAAGAAACCCGAAACATTCAAAAGGAGTAAAGAATTGATCAGCAACGGTGACTTAATGTGTGATTCCAATGATGATCTTAGACCTGAAGAATGTGAAATCAATAAGAATGCTAATGCACGTTTTGTAAGAAAACAGACTTCACCTGCAAAGGCAAGTCACTTTGAGAGAAATCACGCTTCCCAGAGGATGTTTTCTGTCAAAGATGAATACAAGGAAGAAGAGATCTCCGAGTCAAACGACACTGTAAAGCATGAACCGAGCTCAGATGTTGAGACAGATCTGAAGGCTTGTCCATACTGTCCTGCTGTATTTGAGTCAGGAATTAGCCTTTCTAATCATATAAGAGGACATTTGCACAGAGTGGGTTTGAAGGCACGCCTGAAGGCTGTATCTGCAGCTAAGTTGACTTCTCCTGAGAAAGTACCTCCAATTCGACGAAGAACATTGCCACAAATCAAAACAG CAGAGGAGGACCCATCCCAGGCTAATCATTCTGCAGATCTGCCAAGCGACTGCCAACAAACAGAGCTCATCTGTCCTCTCTGTAGGGAGTGGTTTGACAACAGGACTGGGCTGTCCAATCATGTACGAGGCCACCTGAAGCGACTGGGCAAACCTACTTCCACCTTGTCCAAATCTCCAGTCATAATATTGAAAGAATTAATGCGTGACAAGAAACAGTTTCAGACGAAGCTACAGATTCTTGAGAAGAAGTGCCGCACCACCAAGTCTTTCCATCCTATTAGGTTGAATAACGGACTAACCTTCGCATCTACTGTCAAACGGCATAAAGATAAGGAGGAAAAGAAAAGAATAGAGATTAATAAAAGCTCCCCACCAAGTGATCTGATTGGCATTTTGAAGAAAAGAAGAGCCCACGAAGAGACCAAAGCAAAGCACTCATCCCACACGGCAAGAAAAGCTCTCCTTATATCTTCAGGCAAAGACTGTGGCCTTGAGATACAACCTTTCAAAGCAGTGCCAAATTCACTAGCAG CTTATGACTGTAAACAGAGAAAGCAAAGATCAAGGTCTGGGTCAAAGAAGAAAACGTATCCGCTGCTGCACACTCCAGAGGAAATCTATAGACTTACTTGCAG GTTTTGTGACCTAGTCTTCCAGGGCCCTTTGTCAGTGCAGGAGGACTGGATAAAGCATCTACAGAGGCACATTATGAATACCGCTGTACCGCACACAGGGGCAGGGATGGTGGAAGTCACCTCCTTCCCCAAGGACTCTTGCTCCAACACCGTACCACAGGCACAAACTTCTGTGATGCAAACATCCTCATGA
- the znf644a gene encoding zinc finger protein 644a isoform X2, producing the protein MSGLKESAKVEENDTSMSRISQDLLNREAFSAEGATPGPSVHCPQDTMALLGDQGDLLTSVGFMDSICSDGPAKAAYVNGSTSPHISDEILLDISKNVPVFLPKSLQAQNSVTTNVHFEGPDTLRKDGEITIRQTLTAEDVENRGIWGFDTESPESSLDNYDDGNDLSWNPQREFMKFLWDDDNGLEMEEKLSPVPSPINHKRRVPSPLGHKRRKRKEKLVLKVDPSEDLYSGLNFDSKKDHPGEGSRTECSPVKKKRSPRKQSKLKSPIVKHTKYLNGAAEAVKHIFPKPAKKPSSKTQKMGLIRETLPSDSCSREEPTFFQRNSSFKEKSQENRQITCNKDTTSSKPFICKECGQCYHDHSSLLNHISVHRGKRQKIMEEINEHQIKDEGKDAKLQCPQCNFGTNCPNTFVQHAKTHEKDKRYYSCNKCDFVEMNEVELRRHLLHKHGISGSDLTVWKSDGFQERKVNKSTCPISYSCSVERKSKNIIGNHVKASCQQQFNEEQESSHSLESSDEEPSLTKQPTSVCKALTSCAKPTAKSPKLSVKLRAPDKNESLSSDQKCGLLRKKKVWTHKSVQSQSRLDKSIHTLLSRKKTSDQTASECNTHQEPDGSSTKEFLDDSLNYETTLSGTGTSLSPSKCLKRSAHSKEGNTKRTFKSDGNIISSEDVGNPNNTHLSLEKQTMKKSPSKRKMSTPFHNMQGQDILLDFPKCRQTFKKPETFKRSKELISNGDLMCDSNDDLRPEECEINKNANARFVRKQTSPAKASHFERNHASQRMFSVKDEYKEEEISESNDTVKHEPSSDVETDLKACPYCPAVFESGISLSNHIRGHLHRVGLKARLKAVSAAKLTSPEKVPPIRRRTLPQIKTEEDPSQANHSADLPSDCQQTELICPLCREWFDNRTGLSNHVRGHLKRLGKPTSTLSKSPVIILKELMRDKKQFQTKLQILEKKCRTTKSFHPIRLNNGLTFASTVKRHKDKEEKKRIEINKSSPPSDLIGILKKRRAHEETKAKHSSHTARKALLISSGKDCGLEIQPFKAVPNSLAEKSELNRKVCVHCNATFHSGVSLSNHLRAYAHRKKKALLDGTTYDCKQRKQRSRSGSKKKTYPLLHTPEEIYRLTCRFCDLVFQGPLSVQEDWIKHLQRHIMNTAVPHTGAGMVEVTSFPKDSCSNTVPQAQTSVMQTSS; encoded by the exons ATGTCTGGTTTGAAGGAGAGTGCCAAAGTAGAGGAGAATGACACCTCAATGTCAAGAATCTCTCAGGACCTTTTGAACAGAGAGGCATTTTCTGCAGAGGGAGCTACACCAGGGCCATCAGTGCATTGTCCTCAAGATACCATGGCACTACTTGGTGACCAAGGAGACCTCCTGACCAGTGTCGGTTTTATGGACTCCATTTGCTCAGATGGACCAGCCAAGGCTGCTTACGTCAATGGATCCACCTCACCCCATATATCAGATGAAATCTTGCTGGATATTTCAAAAAATGTACCAGTATTCCTTCCCAAATCATTACAAGCTCAGAATTCTGTCACAACCAACGTTCACTTTGAAGGACCTGATACACTCAGAAAAGATGGGGAAATAACAATCAGGCAAACGTTGACTGCGGAGGATGTGGAGAATAGGGGCATATGGGGCTTTGATACAGAATCTCCAGAAAGTTCATTAGATAATTATGATGATGGAAATGACCTTAGCTGGAATCCCCAAAGGGAATTTATGAAGTTCCTGTGGGATGATGATAACGGTCTCGAAATGGAGGAAAAACTGTCCCCCGTTCCTTCACCCATCAACCATAAAAGGAGAGTTCCGTCACCGCTTGGCCATAAAAGAAGAAAACGTAAAGAAAAATTAGTGTTAAAAGTCGATCCTTCAGAGGACCTATACTCTGGTTTGAATTTTGATTCAAAAAAAGATCATCCAGGTGAAGGAAGCCGGACAGAGTGCAGCCCTGTTAAGAAGAAACGTTCCCCAAGAAAACAATCCAAATTAAAGTCACCCATTGTAAAACATACTAAGTATTTAAATGGAGCTGCTGAGGCAGTCAAACACATTTTTCCCAAACCAGCAAAAAAACCGAGTAGTAAGACTCAAAAGATGGGATTAATTAGAGAAACTTTGCCATCAGACTCATGTTCTAGGGAGGAACCTACTTTTTTTCAGCGTAACAGCAGTTTTAAAGAAAAATCGCAAGAAAACAGACAAATTACATGCAATAAAGATACAACTAGTTCAAAGCCATTCATATGTAAGGAATGTGGGCAGTGTTACCATGATCATAGTTCACTGTTAAAtcacataagtgttcacaggGGTAAGCGACAGAAAATTATGGAAGAAATAAATGAGCATCAAATTAAAGATGAAGGTAAAGATGCAAAGTTGCAATGCCCCCAATGTAACTTTGGAACGAACTGTCCGAACACCTTTGTGCAACACGCTAAGACCCATGAGAAGGACAAGCGATACTATAGTTGTAACAAATGTGATTTTGTTGAAATGAATGAAGTTGAACTGAGACGCCATTTGCTTCATAAGCATGGCATCAGTGGTTCTGATCTGACTGTTTGGAAATCAGATGGATTTCAGGAGCGCAAAGTCAATAAATCAACGTGTCCAATTTCCTACTCCTGTTCTGTTGAAAGAAAATCTAAAAACATAATTGGAAATCATGTTAAGGCTTCATGTCAACAGCAGTTTAATGAAGAACAGGAATCCTCACATTCCCTTGAAAGCAGTGATGAAGAGCCATCGCTAACTAAACAGCCGACCTCTGTTTGCAAGGCTCTTACTTCATGTGCAAAACCAACAGCAAAGTCACCAAAATTGTCTGTAAAGCTCCGGGCACCTGACAAAAATGAGAGTTTGTCATCTGATCAGAAGTGCGGTCTATTACGAAAGAAAAAGGTGTGGACACACAAAAGTGTCCAAAGCCAATCAAGACTTGACAAATCAATTCACACACTTTTATCCAGAAAGAAAACTAGTGATCAGACTGCCTCAGAATGCAACACTCATCAAGAGCCTGATGGAAGTAGTACGAAAGAGTTTCTTGACGATTCCCTCAATTACGAGACCACATTATCTGGAACAGGAACTAGTTTGTCTCCTTCAAAGTGTCTGAAAAGATCAGCTCATTCTAAAGAAGGGAACACTAAAAGAACTTTTAAGTCTGATGGAAATATAATTTCTTCAGAAGATGTTGGAAACCCCAACAATAcacatttaagtttggaaaaGCAAACAATGAAGAAGTCCCCTTCCAAAAGGAAAATGTCAACTCCATTCCACAATATGCAGGGCCAAGATATTCTTTTAGATTTCCCAAAATGTCGACAAACTTTCAAGAAACCCGAAACATTCAAAAGGAGTAAAGAATTGATCAGCAACGGTGACTTAATGTGTGATTCCAATGATGATCTTAGACCTGAAGAATGTGAAATCAATAAGAATGCTAATGCACGTTTTGTAAGAAAACAGACTTCACCTGCAAAGGCAAGTCACTTTGAGAGAAATCACGCTTCCCAGAGGATGTTTTCTGTCAAAGATGAATACAAGGAAGAAGAGATCTCCGAGTCAAACGACACTGTAAAGCATGAACCGAGCTCAGATGTTGAGACAGATCTGAAGGCTTGTCCATACTGTCCTGCTGTATTTGAGTCAGGAATTAGCCTTTCTAATCATATAAGAGGACATTTGCACAGAGTGGGTTTGAAGGCACGCCTGAAGGCTGTATCTGCAGCTAAGTTGACTTCTCCTGAGAAAGTACCTCCAATTCGACGAAGAACATTGCCACAAATCAAAACAG AGGAGGACCCATCCCAGGCTAATCATTCTGCAGATCTGCCAAGCGACTGCCAACAAACAGAGCTCATCTGTCCTCTCTGTAGGGAGTGGTTTGACAACAGGACTGGGCTGTCCAATCATGTACGAGGCCACCTGAAGCGACTGGGCAAACCTACTTCCACCTTGTCCAAATCTCCAGTCATAATATTGAAAGAATTAATGCGTGACAAGAAACAGTTTCAGACGAAGCTACAGATTCTTGAGAAGAAGTGCCGCACCACCAAGTCTTTCCATCCTATTAGGTTGAATAACGGACTAACCTTCGCATCTACTGTCAAACGGCATAAAGATAAGGAGGAAAAGAAAAGAATAGAGATTAATAAAAGCTCCCCACCAAGTGATCTGATTGGCATTTTGAAGAAAAGAAGAGCCCACGAAGAGACCAAAGCAAAGCACTCATCCCACACGGCAAGAAAAGCTCTCCTTATATCTTCAGGCAAAGACTGTGGCCTTGAGATACAACCTTTCAAAGCAGTGCCAAATTCACTAGCAG AGAAAAGTGAACTCAATAGAAAAGTTTGCGTGCACTGTAATGCCACCTTCCACAGTGGTGTTAGTCTCTCCAATCATTTGAGGGCATATGCACATAGAAAGAAAAAAGCTCTTCTGGATGGAACTA CTTATGACTGTAAACAGAGAAAGCAAAGATCAAGGTCTGGGTCAAAGAAGAAAACGTATCCGCTGCTGCACACTCCAGAGGAAATCTATAGACTTACTTGCAG GTTTTGTGACCTAGTCTTCCAGGGCCCTTTGTCAGTGCAGGAGGACTGGATAAAGCATCTACAGAGGCACATTATGAATACCGCTGTACCGCACACAGGGGCAGGGATGGTGGAAGTCACCTCCTTCCCCAAGGACTCTTGCTCCAACACCGTACCACAGGCACAAACTTCTGTGATGCAAACATCCTCATGA
- the znf644a gene encoding zinc finger protein 644a isoform X1: MSGLKESAKVEENDTSMSRISQDLLNREAFSAEGATPGPSVHCPQDTMALLGDQGDLLTSVGFMDSICSDGPAKAAYVNGSTSPHISDEILLDISKNVPVFLPKSLQAQNSVTTNVHFEGPDTLRKDGEITIRQTLTAEDVENRGIWGFDTESPESSLDNYDDGNDLSWNPQREFMKFLWDDDNGLEMEEKLSPVPSPINHKRRVPSPLGHKRRKRKEKLVLKVDPSEDLYSGLNFDSKKDHPGEGSRTECSPVKKKRSPRKQSKLKSPIVKHTKYLNGAAEAVKHIFPKPAKKPSSKTQKMGLIRETLPSDSCSREEPTFFQRNSSFKEKSQENRQITCNKDTTSSKPFICKECGQCYHDHSSLLNHISVHRGKRQKIMEEINEHQIKDEGKDAKLQCPQCNFGTNCPNTFVQHAKTHEKDKRYYSCNKCDFVEMNEVELRRHLLHKHGISGSDLTVWKSDGFQERKVNKSTCPISYSCSVERKSKNIIGNHVKASCQQQFNEEQESSHSLESSDEEPSLTKQPTSVCKALTSCAKPTAKSPKLSVKLRAPDKNESLSSDQKCGLLRKKKVWTHKSVQSQSRLDKSIHTLLSRKKTSDQTASECNTHQEPDGSSTKEFLDDSLNYETTLSGTGTSLSPSKCLKRSAHSKEGNTKRTFKSDGNIISSEDVGNPNNTHLSLEKQTMKKSPSKRKMSTPFHNMQGQDILLDFPKCRQTFKKPETFKRSKELISNGDLMCDSNDDLRPEECEINKNANARFVRKQTSPAKASHFERNHASQRMFSVKDEYKEEEISESNDTVKHEPSSDVETDLKACPYCPAVFESGISLSNHIRGHLHRVGLKARLKAVSAAKLTSPEKVPPIRRRTLPQIKTAEEDPSQANHSADLPSDCQQTELICPLCREWFDNRTGLSNHVRGHLKRLGKPTSTLSKSPVIILKELMRDKKQFQTKLQILEKKCRTTKSFHPIRLNNGLTFASTVKRHKDKEEKKRIEINKSSPPSDLIGILKKRRAHEETKAKHSSHTARKALLISSGKDCGLEIQPFKAVPNSLAEKSELNRKVCVHCNATFHSGVSLSNHLRAYAHRKKKALLDGTTYDCKQRKQRSRSGSKKKTYPLLHTPEEIYRLTCRFCDLVFQGPLSVQEDWIKHLQRHIMNTAVPHTGAGMVEVTSFPKDSCSNTVPQAQTSVMQTSS, from the exons ATGTCTGGTTTGAAGGAGAGTGCCAAAGTAGAGGAGAATGACACCTCAATGTCAAGAATCTCTCAGGACCTTTTGAACAGAGAGGCATTTTCTGCAGAGGGAGCTACACCAGGGCCATCAGTGCATTGTCCTCAAGATACCATGGCACTACTTGGTGACCAAGGAGACCTCCTGACCAGTGTCGGTTTTATGGACTCCATTTGCTCAGATGGACCAGCCAAGGCTGCTTACGTCAATGGATCCACCTCACCCCATATATCAGATGAAATCTTGCTGGATATTTCAAAAAATGTACCAGTATTCCTTCCCAAATCATTACAAGCTCAGAATTCTGTCACAACCAACGTTCACTTTGAAGGACCTGATACACTCAGAAAAGATGGGGAAATAACAATCAGGCAAACGTTGACTGCGGAGGATGTGGAGAATAGGGGCATATGGGGCTTTGATACAGAATCTCCAGAAAGTTCATTAGATAATTATGATGATGGAAATGACCTTAGCTGGAATCCCCAAAGGGAATTTATGAAGTTCCTGTGGGATGATGATAACGGTCTCGAAATGGAGGAAAAACTGTCCCCCGTTCCTTCACCCATCAACCATAAAAGGAGAGTTCCGTCACCGCTTGGCCATAAAAGAAGAAAACGTAAAGAAAAATTAGTGTTAAAAGTCGATCCTTCAGAGGACCTATACTCTGGTTTGAATTTTGATTCAAAAAAAGATCATCCAGGTGAAGGAAGCCGGACAGAGTGCAGCCCTGTTAAGAAGAAACGTTCCCCAAGAAAACAATCCAAATTAAAGTCACCCATTGTAAAACATACTAAGTATTTAAATGGAGCTGCTGAGGCAGTCAAACACATTTTTCCCAAACCAGCAAAAAAACCGAGTAGTAAGACTCAAAAGATGGGATTAATTAGAGAAACTTTGCCATCAGACTCATGTTCTAGGGAGGAACCTACTTTTTTTCAGCGTAACAGCAGTTTTAAAGAAAAATCGCAAGAAAACAGACAAATTACATGCAATAAAGATACAACTAGTTCAAAGCCATTCATATGTAAGGAATGTGGGCAGTGTTACCATGATCATAGTTCACTGTTAAAtcacataagtgttcacaggGGTAAGCGACAGAAAATTATGGAAGAAATAAATGAGCATCAAATTAAAGATGAAGGTAAAGATGCAAAGTTGCAATGCCCCCAATGTAACTTTGGAACGAACTGTCCGAACACCTTTGTGCAACACGCTAAGACCCATGAGAAGGACAAGCGATACTATAGTTGTAACAAATGTGATTTTGTTGAAATGAATGAAGTTGAACTGAGACGCCATTTGCTTCATAAGCATGGCATCAGTGGTTCTGATCTGACTGTTTGGAAATCAGATGGATTTCAGGAGCGCAAAGTCAATAAATCAACGTGTCCAATTTCCTACTCCTGTTCTGTTGAAAGAAAATCTAAAAACATAATTGGAAATCATGTTAAGGCTTCATGTCAACAGCAGTTTAATGAAGAACAGGAATCCTCACATTCCCTTGAAAGCAGTGATGAAGAGCCATCGCTAACTAAACAGCCGACCTCTGTTTGCAAGGCTCTTACTTCATGTGCAAAACCAACAGCAAAGTCACCAAAATTGTCTGTAAAGCTCCGGGCACCTGACAAAAATGAGAGTTTGTCATCTGATCAGAAGTGCGGTCTATTACGAAAGAAAAAGGTGTGGACACACAAAAGTGTCCAAAGCCAATCAAGACTTGACAAATCAATTCACACACTTTTATCCAGAAAGAAAACTAGTGATCAGACTGCCTCAGAATGCAACACTCATCAAGAGCCTGATGGAAGTAGTACGAAAGAGTTTCTTGACGATTCCCTCAATTACGAGACCACATTATCTGGAACAGGAACTAGTTTGTCTCCTTCAAAGTGTCTGAAAAGATCAGCTCATTCTAAAGAAGGGAACACTAAAAGAACTTTTAAGTCTGATGGAAATATAATTTCTTCAGAAGATGTTGGAAACCCCAACAATAcacatttaagtttggaaaaGCAAACAATGAAGAAGTCCCCTTCCAAAAGGAAAATGTCAACTCCATTCCACAATATGCAGGGCCAAGATATTCTTTTAGATTTCCCAAAATGTCGACAAACTTTCAAGAAACCCGAAACATTCAAAAGGAGTAAAGAATTGATCAGCAACGGTGACTTAATGTGTGATTCCAATGATGATCTTAGACCTGAAGAATGTGAAATCAATAAGAATGCTAATGCACGTTTTGTAAGAAAACAGACTTCACCTGCAAAGGCAAGTCACTTTGAGAGAAATCACGCTTCCCAGAGGATGTTTTCTGTCAAAGATGAATACAAGGAAGAAGAGATCTCCGAGTCAAACGACACTGTAAAGCATGAACCGAGCTCAGATGTTGAGACAGATCTGAAGGCTTGTCCATACTGTCCTGCTGTATTTGAGTCAGGAATTAGCCTTTCTAATCATATAAGAGGACATTTGCACAGAGTGGGTTTGAAGGCACGCCTGAAGGCTGTATCTGCAGCTAAGTTGACTTCTCCTGAGAAAGTACCTCCAATTCGACGAAGAACATTGCCACAAATCAAAACAG CAGAGGAGGACCCATCCCAGGCTAATCATTCTGCAGATCTGCCAAGCGACTGCCAACAAACAGAGCTCATCTGTCCTCTCTGTAGGGAGTGGTTTGACAACAGGACTGGGCTGTCCAATCATGTACGAGGCCACCTGAAGCGACTGGGCAAACCTACTTCCACCTTGTCCAAATCTCCAGTCATAATATTGAAAGAATTAATGCGTGACAAGAAACAGTTTCAGACGAAGCTACAGATTCTTGAGAAGAAGTGCCGCACCACCAAGTCTTTCCATCCTATTAGGTTGAATAACGGACTAACCTTCGCATCTACTGTCAAACGGCATAAAGATAAGGAGGAAAAGAAAAGAATAGAGATTAATAAAAGCTCCCCACCAAGTGATCTGATTGGCATTTTGAAGAAAAGAAGAGCCCACGAAGAGACCAAAGCAAAGCACTCATCCCACACGGCAAGAAAAGCTCTCCTTATATCTTCAGGCAAAGACTGTGGCCTTGAGATACAACCTTTCAAAGCAGTGCCAAATTCACTAGCAG AGAAAAGTGAACTCAATAGAAAAGTTTGCGTGCACTGTAATGCCACCTTCCACAGTGGTGTTAGTCTCTCCAATCATTTGAGGGCATATGCACATAGAAAGAAAAAAGCTCTTCTGGATGGAACTA CTTATGACTGTAAACAGAGAAAGCAAAGATCAAGGTCTGGGTCAAAGAAGAAAACGTATCCGCTGCTGCACACTCCAGAGGAAATCTATAGACTTACTTGCAG GTTTTGTGACCTAGTCTTCCAGGGCCCTTTGTCAGTGCAGGAGGACTGGATAAAGCATCTACAGAGGCACATTATGAATACCGCTGTACCGCACACAGGGGCAGGGATGGTGGAAGTCACCTCCTTCCCCAAGGACTCTTGCTCCAACACCGTACCACAGGCACAAACTTCTGTGATGCAAACATCCTCATGA